Proteins co-encoded in one Flavobacterium fluviale genomic window:
- a CDS encoding fasciclin domain-containing protein — protein MKTIKFNLIALLALIAFVSISCSNDDNDDDPQQPQTIVAIAKTNPNLSSLVAALEKADLATTLNSSGTFTVFAPTNTAFTAFLQANGYANLNAVPVPALKEILLNHVLSTKVKSSEIATGYVKTLAKGSASTANTISMYLEKGTGVDINGGKTNGGAVVTTADIEASNGVIHIVDGVIGLPTIVNHAVANKNFATLVAALTYNASSGFAATLSGTANSPFTVFAPTNTAFTSFLTEAGFSGLPAIPASVLETTLKYHVVTGANVQSSALTNGQVVNTFASQNFTVNLTGGAKITDASNRISNIIATDVQCSNGIIHVIDKVLLPKF, from the coding sequence ATGAAAACAATCAAATTTAATTTAATTGCCTTATTAGCATTAATTGCTTTCGTCAGTATTTCATGCAGCAACGATGATAATGATGATGATCCACAACAACCACAAACGATTGTGGCGATCGCGAAAACAAATCCTAATCTGAGCTCGCTGGTTGCTGCTTTGGAAAAAGCAGATTTGGCGACCACATTGAACTCTTCTGGTACATTTACCGTTTTTGCGCCAACAAATACAGCGTTTACCGCTTTTTTACAAGCAAATGGATATGCTAATCTTAATGCTGTTCCTGTTCCTGCTTTAAAAGAAATTTTACTGAATCACGTTTTAAGTACAAAAGTAAAATCCTCTGAAATAGCTACTGGATATGTAAAAACTTTAGCGAAAGGAAGTGCTTCAACTGCAAACACTATTAGTATGTATCTGGAAAAAGGTACAGGAGTTGATATTAACGGAGGAAAAACAAATGGAGGCGCTGTGGTAACAACTGCAGATATTGAAGCTTCTAATGGTGTTATTCACATCGTAGACGGCGTTATCGGACTGCCGACTATTGTAAACCATGCAGTAGCCAATAAAAATTTCGCCACACTGGTTGCTGCTTTGACCTATAATGCTTCATCGGGTTTTGCTGCAACATTATCTGGAACTGCAAATTCACCTTTCACGGTTTTTGCACCTACAAATACAGCTTTTACAAGTTTCTTAACTGAAGCTGGATTTTCAGGTCTTCCTGCTATTCCAGCTAGTGTCTTAGAAACTACTTTAAAATATCACGTCGTTACTGGTGCAAATGTTCAATCATCTGCTTTGACAAACGGACAAGTAGTTAATACTTTTGCCAGCCAAAATTTTACGGTTAACCTAACTGGCGGTGCAAAAATCACCGATGCCAGCAATCGAATCAGTAATATTATTGCAACCGATGTACAGTGTTCAAATGGAATAATTCATGTCATTGACAAGGTTTTACTACCTAAATTTTAG
- a CDS encoding DUF4956 domain-containing protein — protein MDLRELLGRFLLLFLSILVLYFFSNRKDNATINPLMVIVGLCTFSLCYLFTKIEIGVGIGFGLFAIFSILRFRTQSFTVNAVIFLFATITLSILDIMYPFEKIELLLFFQIIIIGFYVIASIIVNKKASKYLNSVDVKIPLDENFSLNQEFIRKSIQEKIKIEDFDFRIVLINTAANEIDLLVFY, from the coding sequence ATGGATTTACGTGAACTTTTAGGGAGATTTCTGCTGTTGTTTCTTTCAATTTTGGTTTTATATTTTTTCTCCAATAGAAAGGATAACGCAACCATAAATCCACTAATGGTAATTGTTGGCTTGTGTACATTTTCACTGTGTTATCTTTTTACCAAAATAGAAATCGGAGTTGGAATTGGGTTTGGATTATTTGCAATTTTTTCAATACTTCGATTCAGAACGCAGTCTTTTACCGTAAATGCTGTGATCTTTCTGTTTGCGACCATTACATTATCGATTTTAGATATTATGTATCCTTTTGAAAAGATTGAATTGTTGTTGTTTTTTCAAATAATAATAATCGGATTTTATGTTATTGCTTCGATTATTGTCAATAAAAAAGCTTCTAAATACTTAAATTCGGTCGATGTCAAAATTCCGCTTGACGAGAATTTTTCTCTTAATCAGGAGTTTATTAGAAAATCTATTCAAGAAAAAATTAAAATAGAAGATTTTGATTTTAGAATTGTCTTAATCAACACCGCTGCAAACGAAATAGATTTATTGGTTTTTTATTAA
- a CDS encoding S8 family serine peptidase, producing MKSNFTYLLLLLSFAVFAQEDAWVYFNGKPNAQVFFANPLAELSQKSLDRRTNQNIALDITDAPLETSYVNQIISSTGITVMAQSKWLNALHIQGNQANINALKALSFVQKIEFADKTLNVTSKKVSEAKTGSSKDKLKTAIDYSYGNSANQIQMLNGQVLHQQNFTGEGKIIAVLDAGFPGVNTAQPFENLRNNNRILGGYDFTARNTNFYTGDDHGTLVLSTMGGYKENSLIGTAPNASYYLFITEIDAFENPVEESLWVEAAERADALGVDIITTSLGYFGDRDESRYNHTYSDMNGVTNFISRGAETAFSKGILVLASAGNEGNRVEKHIGSPADAVSVLAIGSVTAAKTRSSFSSIGPSYDGRIKPEIMAQGTASVVSDANGIIGTVNGTSFSCPIMSGMAASLWQAFPSKTNQEIRQMILASSDRFTNPDNNYGYGIPNFGATLSVDNFIAEASFSVYPNPVKNEVTFSFLTENSTASVTIYSVLGQKLIQEKINNSNPVLSLQSLQSGLYFYSFDADNLHKTGKLIKQ from the coding sequence ATGAAATCTAACTTTACTTACCTTTTATTACTTCTTTCGTTTGCAGTATTTGCTCAAGAAGATGCGTGGGTTTATTTTAATGGAAAACCTAATGCGCAAGTTTTTTTTGCAAATCCGTTGGCAGAGCTTTCTCAGAAATCTTTAGATCGAAGAACCAATCAGAATATCGCTTTAGATATTACAGATGCTCCTCTGGAAACTTCATATGTAAATCAAATTATATCGAGTACTGGTATAACAGTTATGGCGCAGTCTAAGTGGCTGAATGCACTTCATATTCAAGGAAATCAGGCAAACATAAATGCATTAAAGGCATTATCTTTCGTTCAAAAGATAGAGTTTGCGGATAAAACTTTAAATGTAACTAGTAAAAAAGTTTCAGAAGCAAAAACCGGCAGTTCAAAAGACAAACTAAAAACTGCAATTGATTATTCATACGGTAATTCTGCGAATCAAATTCAGATGCTGAACGGTCAAGTTTTGCATCAGCAGAATTTTACCGGAGAAGGAAAAATTATAGCAGTTTTAGACGCTGGTTTCCCAGGTGTAAACACTGCACAGCCCTTTGAAAATCTCAGAAACAATAACCGAATTTTGGGAGGTTATGATTTTACTGCAAGGAATACCAATTTTTATACCGGAGACGATCATGGAACTTTGGTACTCTCAACAATGGGAGGTTATAAAGAAAACTCTTTAATTGGAACCGCCCCAAATGCGTCCTATTATCTTTTTATTACAGAAATTGATGCTTTTGAAAATCCAGTCGAGGAGTCACTTTGGGTTGAAGCAGCAGAGAGAGCAGATGCTTTAGGAGTCGATATAATTACTACTTCATTAGGTTATTTTGGCGACCGTGACGAATCTCGATATAATCATACTTACAGCGATATGAACGGAGTTACCAATTTTATTTCGCGCGGGGCAGAAACAGCATTTAGTAAAGGTATTTTAGTTTTGGCTTCTGCGGGAAATGAGGGAAATCGGGTAGAAAAACACATTGGTTCGCCTGCCGATGCAGTTTCTGTATTGGCAATAGGATCAGTTACTGCTGCAAAAACAAGATCTAGTTTTAGTTCGATTGGGCCAAGTTATGATGGGAGAATAAAACCAGAAATTATGGCGCAGGGAACAGCTTCGGTTGTTTCTGATGCTAACGGAATTATTGGAACAGTAAATGGGACATCTTTTTCTTGTCCAATAATGTCAGGAATGGCAGCTTCTTTATGGCAGGCCTTTCCTTCTAAAACCAATCAAGAAATCAGGCAGATGATTTTGGCTTCTTCGGATAGATTTACAAACCCTGACAACAATTATGGCTATGGAATTCCGAATTTCGGTGCGACTTTAAGCGTTGATAATTTTATAGCCGAAGCTTCTTTTTCGGTCTATCCAAATCCTGTAAAAAATGAAGTGACTTTTTCTTTTTTAACAGAAAATAGCACAGCCTCTGTAACTATTTATTCGGTGTTAGGTCAGAAATTAATTCAGGAAAAAATTAATAATTCCAATCCAGTTCTTTCTTTGCAGTCATTACAAAGCGGACTCTATTTTTATAGTTTTGATGCTGATAATCTGCATAAAACAGGAAAGCTAATCAAGCAATAA
- the yidC gene encoding membrane protein insertase YidC: protein MEEKKFDLNSIIGFVLIFGILIWIMYQNQPSDKEIAAEKAKKELVAKQEAQAKADKAKTASLPVAAVTPGDTLQLAQLQKTLGGFAYSATLPSAKEAFTTIENEKIKLKIANKGGYIVEATLKEFEKIRKGSGQLVELIKNNNSSLNLQLLTTDNRTLSSKDLYFEPTLEKIGADQVLSMRLKAGANEFLEYKYILKPNDYLVGFDIRSQGLNRVLNSAKPVDLQWDLKTYRNEKSISYENRYAQIDYKYNESKYSNVSSHGQGKEETPEKVSFVAFKQHFFTTILATEKPFETSKLQSDDLVKDEKIDTVFTKQFRANLPLAFSNGEIDYKMSLYFGPADYKTLKSYDKNFEKIIPLGWGIFGWINKFIFIPLFGFLSSTIGLSLGIAIIIFTIIIKLAMSPITYKSFLSQAKMKVLRPDIAELGEKFKKDPMKKQQETMKLYNKAGVNPMAGCIPALIQLPFMYASFQFFPAAFELRQKSFLWADDLSSFDSVVKLPFTIPMYGDHISLFPILAAIAIFFYMKMTSGDQQMAAPQQEGMPDMAKMMKIMIYVSPLMMLIFFNSYGAGLSLYNFISNLITIGIMFVIKNYIVDSEKIHAQIQENKQREPKKPSKFQQRLQEVMEQQEAAKAQNKKK from the coding sequence ATGGAAGAAAAAAAATTTGACCTCAATTCGATCATTGGTTTTGTATTGATATTCGGAATTTTGATTTGGATAATGTACCAAAATCAGCCTTCTGATAAAGAAATTGCTGCTGAAAAAGCCAAGAAAGAATTAGTCGCAAAACAAGAAGCACAAGCAAAAGCTGATAAAGCTAAAACAGCATCATTGCCAGTTGCAGCGGTAACTCCAGGAGATACCTTACAATTGGCTCAATTGCAAAAAACTTTAGGTGGATTTGCTTACTCTGCAACGCTTCCTTCTGCTAAAGAGGCTTTTACTACAATCGAAAACGAAAAGATTAAACTTAAAATCGCCAATAAAGGTGGTTATATTGTTGAGGCTACTTTAAAAGAATTCGAAAAAATTAGAAAAGGTTCTGGTCAATTGGTTGAGTTAATCAAAAACAATAACTCGAGCTTAAATTTACAGCTTCTTACTACGGATAATAGAACTTTAAGTTCTAAAGATTTATATTTTGAGCCGACATTAGAAAAAATTGGTGCAGATCAAGTTTTATCTATGCGTTTAAAAGCAGGTGCTAACGAATTTTTAGAATATAAATACATCCTTAAGCCAAATGATTATTTAGTTGGTTTTGATATTCGTTCTCAAGGATTAAACAGAGTTTTAAATTCTGCTAAACCAGTTGATTTACAATGGGATTTGAAAACGTATAGAAATGAAAAAAGTATTTCTTACGAAAATCGTTATGCTCAAATTGATTATAAATACAACGAATCAAAATACAGCAACGTAAGTTCTCATGGGCAAGGAAAGGAGGAAACTCCTGAAAAAGTAAGTTTCGTAGCTTTCAAGCAGCACTTCTTCACGACTATTTTGGCTACAGAAAAACCATTTGAAACTTCAAAATTACAATCTGACGATTTAGTGAAAGATGAAAAGATCGACACTGTTTTTACCAAACAGTTTAGAGCTAATCTGCCTTTGGCATTCTCAAATGGTGAGATTGATTACAAAATGAGTTTGTATTTTGGTCCTGCTGATTACAAAACATTAAAATCTTACGATAAGAATTTCGAAAAAATCATTCCTTTAGGCTGGGGAATTTTTGGATGGATTAATAAATTTATCTTTATTCCGTTATTTGGGTTTTTAAGTTCAACAATTGGATTGTCTTTAGGAATCGCTATTATTATTTTTACAATTATTATCAAATTGGCTATGTCGCCAATTACGTATAAATCATTCTTGTCTCAGGCTAAAATGAAAGTTTTAAGACCTGATATTGCAGAATTGGGAGAAAAATTCAAAAAAGACCCAATGAAGAAACAACAGGAAACAATGAAACTGTACAATAAAGCAGGAGTAAACCCAATGGCAGGATGTATCCCGGCATTGATTCAGCTTCCTTTTATGTATGCGTCGTTCCAGTTTTTCCCTGCAGCATTTGAATTAAGACAAAAAAGTTTCCTTTGGGCAGACGATTTATCATCTTTTGACTCGGTTGTGAAATTACCATTTACTATTCCGATGTACGGAGATCACATCAGTTTGTTCCCAATTTTGGCGGCAATTGCAATTTTCTTCTACATGAAAATGACATCTGGAGATCAGCAAATGGCAGCGCCTCAGCAGGAAGGTATGCCGGATATGGCAAAAATGATGAAGATCATGATTTATGTTTCGCCATTAATGATGTTGATTTTCTTTAATAGTTATGGTGCAGGTTTAAGTTTATATAACTTTATCTCCAACTTAATTACTATCGGTATTATGTTTGTTATTAAAAATTACATCGTAGACAGCGAAAAAATTCACGCACAGATTCAAGAGAACAAACAAAGAGAGCCTAAAAAGCCAAGTAAGTTTCAACAACGTCTTCAAGAGGTAATGGAACAACAAGAAGCAGCAAAAGCTCAGAATAAAAAGAAGTAA
- a CDS encoding CTP synthase, which produces MNQTKYIFVTGGVTSSLGKGIIAASLAKLLQGRGYRTTIQKFDPYINVDPGTLNPYEHGECYVTDDGAETDLDLGHYERFLNVPTSQANNVTTGRVYLSVIEKERRGEFLGKTVQVVPHITNEIKDRMQLLGKSGDYDIVITEIGGTVGDIESLPYIESVRQLVWELGENNGIVIHLTLVPYLAAAGELKTKPTQHSVKTLMESGIKADILVCRTEHELSQELRQKLALFCNVKKEAVIQSIDASTIYEVPNLMLEEGLDVVALKKLDLPKKASPDLKNWNTFLKRLKNPKQTVNIGLVGKYVEMQDCYKSILEAFIHAGAANETKVNVISIHSEHINADNVEEKLGTLDGVVVAPGFGERGIEGKIEAVRYVRENNIPFFGICLGMQMSVIEYSRNILGYADANSTEMNDKTPHPVVNLMEEQKTITDKGGTMRLGAWKCDIKPNTLAHRIYGEKTISERHRHRYEYNNKYADELQKAGLKASGVNPDTGLVEIVELENHPFFIGVQYHPEYKSTVANPHPIFVNFVAAAVNAHKKQ; this is translated from the coding sequence ATGAATCAAACAAAATATATTTTTGTTACAGGAGGTGTGACCTCTTCATTAGGAAAAGGAATTATCGCGGCATCTTTGGCAAAATTGTTACAAGGAAGAGGATACCGTACAACTATTCAAAAATTTGATCCATACATTAATGTTGATCCAGGAACACTAAATCCTTATGAGCACGGAGAATGTTATGTGACAGATGATGGAGCTGAAACAGACTTAGATTTAGGACATTACGAGCGTTTCTTAAACGTTCCTACGTCTCAGGCTAATAACGTTACTACAGGAAGAGTTTATCTTTCGGTTATTGAAAAGGAAAGAAGAGGAGAGTTTTTAGGAAAAACAGTTCAGGTTGTTCCTCACATCACAAACGAAATCAAAGACAGAATGCAGTTGCTGGGGAAATCTGGCGATTATGATATTGTAATTACTGAAATTGGTGGAACTGTTGGGGATATCGAATCTTTACCTTATATAGAATCTGTTCGTCAGCTAGTATGGGAATTAGGTGAAAATAACGGAATCGTAATTCATTTAACACTAGTTCCATATTTGGCCGCAGCAGGTGAGTTGAAAACAAAACCAACACAGCACTCTGTTAAAACTTTAATGGAAAGCGGTATAAAAGCAGATATTTTAGTTTGTAGAACGGAGCACGAATTGTCTCAGGAATTACGCCAGAAATTAGCTTTGTTCTGTAATGTGAAAAAAGAAGCGGTTATTCAGTCAATTGATGCTTCTACTATATATGAAGTTCCAAATTTAATGCTTGAAGAAGGATTAGATGTTGTGGCTTTAAAGAAATTGGATTTACCTAAAAAAGCATCTCCAGATCTTAAAAACTGGAATACTTTCTTAAAAAGATTAAAAAATCCAAAACAGACTGTAAATATTGGTTTAGTTGGAAAATATGTAGAAATGCAGGATTGTTACAAATCTATTTTAGAGGCGTTCATTCATGCAGGTGCTGCAAATGAGACTAAAGTAAATGTAATTTCTATTCACTCAGAGCATATTAATGCTGATAATGTGGAAGAGAAATTAGGAACTCTTGATGGAGTTGTAGTTGCTCCAGGTTTTGGTGAAAGAGGTATTGAAGGAAAAATTGAAGCAGTTCGTTACGTTCGTGAAAACAATATTCCTTTCTTCGGAATTTGTTTAGGAATGCAAATGTCTGTTATTGAATATTCTAGAAATATTTTAGGTTATGCCGATGCGAATTCTACAGAGATGAACGATAAAACGCCTCATCCTGTTGTGAATTTAATGGAAGAGCAAAAAACGATTACTGATAAAGGAGGAACAATGCGTTTAGGTGCTTGGAAATGTGATATTAAGCCAAACACTCTAGCACACAGAATTTACGGAGAAAAAACTATTTCAGAGCGTCACCGCCACCGTTATGAGTATAACAATAAATATGCTGATGAATTGCAAAAAGCTGGTTTAAAAGCTTCTGGAGTAAATCCTGATACCGGTTTAGTGGAGATCGTTGAGCTTGAAAACCACCCATTCTTTATTGGTGTACAATACCACCCAGAATACAAAAGTACAGTTGCAAATCCGCACCCTATATTTGTAAACTTTGTGGCAGCTGCAGTAAATGCGCATAAAAAACAGTAA
- the mnmA gene encoding tRNA 2-thiouridine(34) synthase MnmA produces the protein MKRVVVGLSGGVDSSVAAYLLQQQGYEVIGLFMKNWHDDSVTISNECPWLEDSNDALLVAEKLGIPFQTVDLSEEYKEKIVDYMFNEYEKGRTPNPDVLCNREIKFDVFMKIALSLGADYVATGHYCQKSEIEVDGKTVYQLIAGNDVNKDQSYFLCQLSQEQLSKALFPIGALTKPEVREIAAEMELVTAEKKDSQGLCFIGKVRLPEFLQQKLQPKEGKIVQVDKNDSIYVGEKPAGISLEEDLKLESQKLNYVPTMGKVVGKHQGAHYFTVGQRKGLNVGGTTDPLFVIATDVETNTIYTGLSSLHPGLFKKALYVGKSEVHWVREDLTLKAGEKMEVMARIRYRQPLQKAILHQFEDGMYVEFEEPQSAITEGQFVAWYLENELVGSGVIS, from the coding sequence ATGAAACGAGTAGTTGTTGGACTTTCAGGTGGAGTAGATTCTAGTGTTGCGGCGTATTTACTACAGCAGCAAGGATACGAAGTTATTGGCCTTTTTATGAAAAACTGGCACGATGATTCGGTTACTATTTCTAACGAATGTCCTTGGCTTGAAGACAGTAATGATGCTTTGCTTGTTGCTGAAAAACTTGGAATACCGTTTCAAACTGTTGATTTAAGCGAAGAGTACAAAGAAAAAATCGTTGACTATATGTTTAACGAATACGAAAAAGGAAGAACTCCAAATCCTGATGTACTTTGTAACCGCGAAATCAAATTTGATGTGTTTATGAAAATCGCTCTAAGTCTTGGAGCAGATTATGTTGCAACTGGACATTACTGCCAAAAAAGTGAAATCGAAGTTGACGGAAAAACGGTTTATCAATTAATTGCAGGAAACGACGTTAACAAAGACCAATCTTATTTTTTATGTCAGTTGTCACAAGAGCAATTATCAAAAGCTTTGTTTCCAATTGGAGCTTTAACAAAACCAGAAGTACGAGAAATCGCTGCTGAAATGGAATTGGTTACTGCAGAGAAAAAAGATTCTCAAGGATTATGTTTTATTGGAAAAGTTCGTCTTCCAGAATTTCTTCAGCAAAAATTACAGCCTAAAGAAGGTAAAATTGTGCAGGTTGATAAAAATGATTCTATTTATGTTGGTGAAAAACCAGCTGGAATTTCTTTAGAAGAAGATTTAAAATTAGAATCTCAAAAGTTAAACTACGTTCCAACAATGGGAAAAGTAGTGGGCAAACATCAGGGAGCACACTATTTTACTGTCGGGCAGAGAAAAGGTTTGAACGTTGGAGGAACTACAGATCCTTTATTTGTAATTGCTACCGATGTTGAAACGAATACTATTTATACAGGTTTGTCAAGTCTTCATCCAGGATTATTCAAAAAAGCACTTTACGTTGGAAAATCAGAAGTACACTGGGTTAGAGAAGATTTAACTTTGAAAGCTGGAGAGAAAATGGAAGTAATGGCTAGAATTCGTTACCGCCAGCCTTTGCAAAAAGCAATTCTGCATCAATTTGAAGACGGGATGTACGTTGAATTTGAAGAACCGCAGTCTGCTATTACAGAAGGACAGTTTGTTGCTTGGTATTTAGAAAATGAATTAGTTGGTTCGGGAGTAATTTCTTAG
- a CDS encoding PEP/pyruvate-binding domain-containing protein → MKKYIYGLFFLFALTTLSAQRFVSSLPNYEAYKAFRGKPLSDKFSNIESVKVMYDLRKQKMYYFNSSLILLHYDFATDYLGYGQDLDVFNNRNYSDTEKDRDFLLGNLNHIKGTEKWIFELAASDHMPIALIERFFNLVKNSTFVGQHLKFYLNNPELMQWFQQQKLSIPCVKSDYIFNEIKYQEVVGGSNIGILKKYKIKELETLKPNPDEIIILDGTPDILPNVRGIIVNELQTPLSHLVLLGKNRKIPIMAYTDIEKDNNIKKQLSKKVELKIEVDTFYIKETTKKIPTKTTEKRKKLTIDNSVTELVNLSEIPKKGVNYIGSKAQNMAYLIAISKEIPFKTPEDAHAIPFYFYTKHIQKTSISPLIAELLAYPNKDSAVWITKQLKKIREAIKKEPVDPELISKLNLAFKNAQFKNFRFRSSTNAEDLDDFNGAGLYDSKTGILGDSIKTFEKAIKQVWASTWNEASYNERELFGIDQQNIAMGVLVHRSFPDELSNGVIITKNIFRKNFPGITVNIQKGENSVVKPEKGEICEQFVAYHFNDGKDETDFDIDYTSNSNLNNNEPLLSRKEMSNLYTVSKKIETKMYRYWRKNQFHPVDIEFKIVGEKRDLYIKQVRPFND, encoded by the coding sequence ATGAAAAAATACATTTACGGCCTATTTTTCTTGTTCGCATTAACAACTTTAAGTGCGCAGCGATTTGTTTCGTCTCTTCCTAATTACGAAGCTTACAAAGCATTTAGAGGAAAACCCTTGTCGGATAAATTCTCAAATATCGAATCGGTTAAAGTTATGTACGACTTGCGAAAACAGAAAATGTATTATTTCAACAGCAGTCTAATTTTACTGCATTATGATTTTGCAACAGATTATTTGGGATATGGTCAAGATCTGGATGTTTTTAATAATAGAAATTACAGCGACACCGAAAAAGACCGAGACTTTTTACTCGGAAATCTAAATCACATAAAAGGAACTGAAAAATGGATTTTCGAACTCGCCGCGTCAGATCATATGCCAATTGCACTAATTGAGCGATTTTTCAATTTAGTCAAAAACTCCACTTTTGTCGGACAGCATTTAAAATTTTATTTGAATAACCCCGAACTAATGCAATGGTTTCAACAGCAAAAATTATCAATTCCCTGCGTAAAATCAGATTATATTTTTAATGAAATTAAATACCAAGAAGTTGTTGGCGGCAGCAACATCGGAATTCTAAAAAAATATAAAATCAAAGAATTAGAAACATTAAAACCAAATCCAGATGAAATTATTATTTTGGATGGAACACCAGATATCCTGCCAAACGTTCGAGGTATTATTGTAAACGAACTTCAAACTCCTTTAAGTCATTTGGTTCTTCTGGGAAAGAACAGAAAGATCCCCATTATGGCGTACACCGATATTGAAAAGGACAATAATATCAAGAAACAGCTTTCTAAAAAAGTAGAATTAAAAATAGAAGTTGATACTTTTTATATCAAAGAAACTACTAAAAAAATACCGACAAAAACCACTGAAAAAAGGAAAAAACTAACAATTGACAACAGTGTAACTGAGCTGGTTAATCTATCCGAAATTCCTAAGAAAGGCGTAAATTATATTGGTTCGAAAGCTCAGAACATGGCCTATTTAATTGCGATTTCAAAAGAAATTCCGTTTAAAACTCCAGAAGATGCGCATGCTATTCCGTTCTATTTTTATACGAAGCATATTCAAAAAACTTCAATTTCTCCGTTGATCGCAGAACTTCTAGCTTATCCGAACAAAGATTCAGCAGTATGGATTACTAAACAGCTGAAAAAAATTAGAGAGGCTATTAAAAAAGAACCTGTCGATCCCGAATTAATTTCAAAACTAAATCTGGCGTTTAAAAATGCTCAATTCAAAAATTTCAGGTTTAGATCTTCTACAAATGCAGAAGATTTAGATGATTTTAATGGCGCTGGATTGTACGATTCTAAAACTGGAATTCTTGGCGACAGCATTAAAACATTCGAAAAAGCGATCAAACAAGTTTGGGCAAGTACTTGGAATGAAGCATCGTACAACGAGCGAGAACTTTTCGGAATCGATCAGCAAAATATAGCTATGGGCGTTTTAGTGCATCGCTCTTTTCCTGATGAGCTGTCAAATGGAGTTATTATCACAAAAAATATTTTTAGAAAAAATTTTCCTGGAATTACCGTTAATATTCAAAAAGGCGAAAACTCAGTTGTAAAACCAGAAAAAGGAGAAATATGCGAGCAGTTTGTTGCTTATCATTTTAACGATGGAAAAGACGAAACAGATTTTGATATTGATTATACTTCAAATTCCAATTTGAATAATAATGAGCCTTTATTGAGCAGAAAAGAAATGAGTAATTTATATACTGTCAGTAAAAAAATCGAAACCAAAATGTATCGTTATTGGCGTAAAAACCAATTTCATCCCGTAGATATTGAGTTTAAGATTGTCGGCGAAAAAAGAGATTTGTATATTAAACAGGTTCGACCTTTTAATGATTAA
- a CDS encoding toxin-antitoxin system YwqK family antitoxin, with amino-acid sequence MKKFWILFLISIVSYSQESNKVDANGKKDGLWKGIYTESKRPRYEGTFDHGKETGIFKFFDDTKKGDIVATRDFSANDGSSYTIFYDQNKNKVSEGKEVGKSREGEWKYYHKASKVLMTVENYKNGKLEGLRTIYYPNEKVAEEMMYKNGLKEGAYKKMGQDGTLLEESNFKNNEYNGDAVFYDSDKSVASKGKFVNGKKAGIWQFYQKGKLVKEVNMSDPKNTNKASEKGPAPKK; translated from the coding sequence ATGAAAAAATTTTGGATTTTATTTTTAATAAGTATTGTGTCTTATTCACAAGAATCTAACAAGGTAGATGCTAACGGTAAAAAAGACGGTCTTTGGAAAGGTATTTACACCGAATCGAAGCGTCCTCGTTACGAGGGAACTTTTGATCACGGAAAAGAAACTGGTATTTTTAAATTTTTTGATGATACCAAAAAAGGAGATATTGTAGCTACAAGGGATTTTAGTGCCAATGACGGAAGTTCCTATACTATTTTTTATGACCAAAATAAAAACAAGGTAAGCGAAGGTAAAGAAGTTGGAAAGTCTCGTGAAGGCGAATGGAAATACTACCATAAAGCTTCTAAAGTTTTAATGACTGTTGAAAACTATAAAAACGGAAAGCTTGAAGGTTTGAGAACCATTTATTATCCTAATGAAAAAGTGGCAGAAGAGATGATGTATAAAAATGGTTTAAAAGAAGGAGCTTACAAAAAAATGGGTCAGGACGGAACCCTTTTGGAAGAGTCTAATTTTAAAAATAACGAATATAATGGCGACGCTGTTTTTTATGATTCAGATAAATCTGTTGCTTCTAAAGGCAAATTCGTAAATGGTAAAAAAGCAGGAATCTGGCAGTTTTATCAAAAAGGAAAATTGGTAAAAGAAGTAAATATGAGTGATCCAAAAAACACCAACAAAGCTTCTGAAAAAGGGCCGGCACCCAAAAAATAG